In the Flavisolibacter tropicus genome, one interval contains:
- the kbl gene encoding glycine C-acetyltransferase: MNQKFVDRIRQEVEEIKSAGLYKQERIITSPQGAEITVNGKTVLNFCANNYLGLSSHPKTLAGAHKYLDSHGYGMSSVRFICGTQDIHKELEQKLATFLGTEDTILYVAAFDANGGVFEPLFNEQDAIISDALNHASIIDGVRLCKAQRYRYEHNNMEDLEAKLKEAAGARSRVIVTDGVFSMDGTIAQLDVICDLADKYDAIVMVDESHASGFMGKTGRGTHEHKGVMGRIDIITGTLGKALGGASGGFTSGRKEIIDMLRQKSRPYLFSNTLAPSITGASIAVLDMLSETTELRDKLENNTKYFRTKMTEAGFDIKPGEHPIVPIMLYDAVLAANFAAKLLEENIYVIGFFFPVVPKGQARIRVQISAGHDQHHLDKAITAFTKIGKELGVIK, translated from the coding sequence ATGAATCAAAAATTTGTAGACCGGATCCGCCAGGAAGTTGAAGAGATCAAAAGCGCGGGTTTGTATAAACAGGAGCGGATCATTACCTCTCCGCAGGGAGCTGAGATTACCGTTAATGGGAAAACTGTATTGAACTTTTGCGCCAACAACTATTTAGGTTTATCCTCTCATCCTAAAACGTTAGCGGGAGCACATAAATACCTGGATAGCCATGGATATGGGATGAGCTCTGTACGCTTTATCTGCGGTACTCAAGATATTCATAAAGAACTGGAGCAAAAGCTGGCCACTTTCTTAGGTACAGAAGATACCATTTTATATGTAGCAGCGTTTGACGCCAATGGGGGTGTGTTTGAGCCTTTGTTCAACGAGCAGGATGCTATTATCTCTGATGCCCTGAACCACGCTTCTATTATTGATGGTGTGCGTTTGTGTAAGGCCCAACGCTACCGCTATGAGCACAACAATATGGAAGACTTGGAAGCAAAGCTGAAAGAAGCTGCAGGTGCCCGTAGCCGTGTAATCGTTACTGATGGCGTTTTTAGCATGGATGGTACGATTGCCCAACTAGACGTGATCTGCGATCTGGCCGATAAATACGATGCTATTGTAATGGTAGATGAAAGCCATGCCTCTGGCTTTATGGGTAAAACCGGTAGAGGTACACACGAGCATAAAGGCGTAATGGGTCGTATTGACATCATTACTGGTACCTTAGGTAAGGCACTAGGCGGTGCTTCGGGTGGTTTTACATCTGGTCGTAAAGAGATCATCGATATGCTGCGTCAAAAAAGCCGTCCGTATTTATTCTCTAATACACTGGCTCCATCAATCACAGGTGCTTCCATCGCGGTGTTGGATATGCTGAGCGAAACAACGGAGCTGCGCGATAAGCTGGAGAATAATACAAAGTACTTCCGTACTAAAATGACAGAGGCTGGTTTTGATATCAAGCCGGGCGAACATCCAATTGTTCCCATCATGTTGTACGATGCGGTACTGGCGGCCAACTTTGCGGCTAAGCTGCTGGAAGAAAATATCTATGTGATTGGATTCTTCTTCCCAGTGGTGCCAAAAGGTCAGGCGCGTATACGTGTACAGATAAGCGCTGGTCATGACCAACATCACCTGGATAAAGCGATCACTGCCTTTACCAAGATTGGTAAGGAGCTGGGCGTAATTAAGTAG